A window from Streptomyces sp. NBC_00299 encodes these proteins:
- a CDS encoding Uma2 family endonuclease, with product MTTPQRGPATEDTWMFPPADGWTFDQVKDLELPFDWELVDGVIVARGQTNVWHNEVRDGIADALKAARVSPYRVLTEQCVMVDDRNTPKPDAIVYDPRNLNFFEAECIPVAKVALAVEVVSPGSRQDDRVHKPAPFAAHRVPYYWRMELDRDQKLAVHEYWLNADTLTYFPAPSHPVHHDKLGTELPFPIEIDLDALVRLTWPYALPKPVHRLDGHSHQA from the coding sequence ATGACCACACCCCAGCGGGGACCGGCTACCGAGGACACCTGGATGTTCCCTCCGGCCGACGGCTGGACCTTCGACCAGGTCAAGGACTTGGAGCTGCCCTTCGACTGGGAACTCGTGGACGGAGTGATCGTGGCTCGTGGGCAGACCAATGTCTGGCACAACGAAGTGCGGGACGGGATCGCCGACGCACTCAAGGCCGCGCGAGTGTCGCCCTACCGGGTCCTGACCGAACAGTGCGTAATGGTGGACGACCGGAACACACCCAAACCCGACGCGATCGTCTACGACCCTCGGAATCTGAACTTCTTCGAGGCCGAGTGCATCCCGGTAGCGAAGGTCGCACTGGCGGTGGAAGTCGTCTCCCCCGGCTCCCGCCAGGACGACCGCGTACACAAGCCCGCCCCCTTCGCCGCGCACCGGGTCCCGTACTACTGGCGCATGGAACTGGACCGGGATCAGAAGCTCGCGGTGCACGAGTACTGGCTCAACGCGGACACTCTCACTTACTTCCCCGCGCCGTCACATCCGGTGCACCACGACAAGCTCGGCACCGAGTTGCCGTTCCCGATCGAGATCGACCTCGACGCGCTCGTGCGGCTGACCTGGCCGTACGCACTCCCGAAACCCGTCCACCGATTGGACGGCCATAGCCACCAGGCATGA
- a CDS encoding GH92 family glycosyl hydrolase — translation MRFRPTSLLLAAVLAVTGATPALAATTAPPGLVQDPTPYVDPLIGTRNGGNVFPGAVTPFGMFSFSPENTRGDATRTAAPGGYHYDATRIRGFSLTHMSGTGCAGGSGDIPFFPYAGEVTSSPASDTKDAVYASDFAHADETAEPGRYKVRLASGVTADLTATARTGSARFTFPADKPASLLVRTANSEVGSTDSTVRIDPAKRTVSGSVRSGNFCGYLDPEGQRAYYTVHFVARFDRAFKATGTWQDDHLNPGSTSASGGTGGFANGGRPVAGKGAGGYVQFAPGAGPVNVKVGISYVSRAGAEANLAAENPPQRSFDAVLDAARRAWRDRLSAIRVGGGTDAERTTFYTALYHALLHPNVISDADRRYRGPDGKVHTVSRGHRAQYGTFSGWDVYRDQVQLLTLLNPRVGSDIAQSLYELAEQNGGIWDRWLQGASGTHVMNGDPSPIALAGIRAFGGTDFDLRGALKSLVKAAIVPTDEDLSPAGKPVLSVGQRPSLDKYLEHHYMPSVSNAWGGAAETLEMSGADFALSRLAAEAGQKDTATAFARRSQWWQNNFNIAATPTGGYIANRKADGSWVTGFTPATGNGFVEGTAAQYTWMVQHNPAGLFAAMGGRDAAVKRLDAFFRNADGSWAFTGSGGEKSELDNEPSINVPYLYAYAGAPHRTQETVRAAMRELWSTEPEGIPGNDDLGAMSSWYVFSALGMYPQVPSRGELVLASPLFPRIEIDRPNGNDISVHAEGAAADAPYIRSLKVSGRTSDRPWLPASLVRDGGRLDYALSGTPDPAWGASEAPPSFREGEQPYQIGVGPTTATVAPGGTAKVGIRALSMGGGEGPEVRYRVDVPDGVTATPAEGTVVDGSQEITLSTAEGAAQGFYDVEVTVTSVDTSYAQPVSLTVAAPGTLLAAYNNTGVSDDAGDHDEADFDGGGWSYSRQALAGAGLAPGKQGTVGGGLSFIWPDSTSGRPDNVSAAGQVVELARPARQLSFLGSGVNGNQQSRATVTYTDGSTDTVDLALTDWTVGGGAGTVQYGNEIVARAAYRNVAGADRDPVDTYVFATRPFSAPAGKAIARVTLPEDSDLHVFTLAVS, via the coding sequence ATGCGCTTCCGTCCCACGTCCCTGCTGCTGGCCGCCGTTCTCGCGGTCACCGGCGCCACCCCCGCCCTCGCGGCGACCACCGCACCCCCGGGCCTGGTCCAGGACCCCACCCCGTACGTCGATCCACTCATCGGCACCCGGAACGGCGGCAATGTCTTCCCGGGCGCCGTCACCCCGTTCGGCATGTTCTCCTTCAGCCCGGAGAACACCCGAGGCGATGCCACCCGCACGGCAGCGCCCGGTGGTTACCACTACGACGCCACCCGCATCCGGGGCTTCAGCCTGACCCACATGTCCGGTACCGGGTGCGCGGGCGGCAGCGGTGACATCCCCTTCTTCCCGTACGCCGGCGAGGTCACCTCGTCGCCCGCGAGCGACACCAAGGACGCCGTCTACGCCTCCGACTTCGCTCACGCCGACGAAACCGCCGAACCCGGCCGCTACAAGGTCCGCCTCGCGTCCGGTGTCACCGCCGACCTCACCGCCACCGCCCGCACCGGCTCGGCGCGCTTCACCTTCCCGGCCGACAAGCCGGCCTCGCTGCTGGTCAGGACCGCCAACTCCGAGGTGGGGTCGACCGATTCGACGGTCCGGATCGATCCGGCGAAGCGCACGGTCTCCGGGTCGGTCAGGTCCGGCAACTTCTGCGGGTACCTCGACCCCGAGGGCCAACGCGCCTACTACACCGTCCACTTCGTCGCTCGCTTCGACCGTGCCTTCAAGGCCACGGGCACCTGGCAGGACGATCACCTCAACCCCGGGTCCACTTCCGCGAGCGGCGGCACCGGCGGGTTCGCGAACGGCGGGCGGCCGGTGGCGGGCAAGGGCGCCGGCGGCTACGTCCAGTTCGCGCCCGGCGCCGGACCGGTGAACGTCAAGGTCGGCATCTCGTACGTCAGCCGGGCCGGCGCCGAGGCCAACCTCGCCGCGGAGAACCCGCCACAGCGCTCCTTCGACGCCGTACTCGACGCGGCCCGCCGCGCCTGGCGTGACCGCCTGTCCGCGATCCGCGTCGGCGGCGGCACCGACGCCGAGCGCACCACCTTCTACACCGCGCTGTACCACGCCCTCCTGCACCCGAACGTCATCAGCGACGCCGACCGCCGATACCGCGGCCCCGACGGCAAGGTCCACACCGTCAGCCGCGGCCACCGGGCCCAGTACGGCACCTTCTCCGGCTGGGACGTCTACCGCGACCAGGTCCAGCTGCTCACCCTGCTGAACCCCCGCGTCGGCTCGGACATCGCCCAGTCCCTGTACGAACTGGCGGAGCAGAACGGCGGCATCTGGGACCGCTGGCTGCAGGGCGCGAGCGGCACCCACGTCATGAACGGCGACCCCTCACCCATCGCGCTGGCCGGCATCCGCGCCTTCGGCGGCACGGACTTCGACCTCCGTGGGGCACTGAAGTCGCTGGTGAAGGCCGCGATCGTGCCCACGGACGAGGACCTGTCGCCGGCCGGCAAGCCGGTGCTGTCCGTCGGGCAGCGCCCCTCCCTGGACAAGTACCTCGAGCACCACTACATGCCGTCCGTGTCGAACGCGTGGGGCGGTGCCGCCGAGACGCTGGAAATGTCCGGCGCCGACTTCGCCCTCTCCCGACTCGCCGCCGAGGCAGGGCAGAAGGACACGGCGACGGCCTTCGCCCGCCGCTCCCAGTGGTGGCAGAACAACTTCAACATCGCCGCCACCCCGACCGGCGGCTACATCGCCAACCGCAAGGCCGACGGCAGCTGGGTCACGGGCTTCACCCCGGCCACCGGGAACGGGTTCGTGGAGGGTACGGCGGCCCAGTACACGTGGATGGTCCAGCACAACCCGGCGGGTCTGTTCGCCGCGATGGGCGGTCGGGACGCGGCCGTGAAACGCCTCGACGCCTTCTTCCGCAACGCCGACGGCAGCTGGGCCTTCACCGGCAGCGGCGGTGAGAAGTCCGAGCTGGACAACGAGCCGTCCATCAACGTGCCCTACCTGTACGCCTACGCGGGCGCCCCGCACAGGACACAGGAGACGGTCCGGGCGGCGATGCGTGAGCTGTGGTCCACCGAGCCCGAAGGCATCCCCGGCAACGACGACCTCGGTGCCATGTCGTCCTGGTACGTCTTCTCGGCGCTCGGCATGTACCCCCAGGTGCCGTCCCGCGGCGAACTGGTCCTCGCCTCACCGCTGTTCCCCCGCATCGAGATCGACCGCCCGAACGGCAACGACATCTCCGTGCACGCGGAGGGCGCCGCCGCCGACGCCCCTTACATCCGCTCCCTGAAGGTCAGCGGCCGCACGAGCGACCGTCCTTGGCTGCCGGCGTCCCTCGTACGTGACGGTGGCCGACTGGACTACGCCCTCTCCGGTACGCCCGACCCCGCCTGGGGAGCGTCGGAGGCCCCGCCGTCCTTCCGCGAGGGCGAGCAGCCGTACCAGATCGGCGTCGGCCCGACCACGGCGACCGTCGCGCCCGGTGGGACGGCGAAGGTCGGCATTCGCGCCCTGTCGATGGGCGGGGGAGAGGGCCCCGAGGTGCGCTACCGGGTCGACGTGCCCGACGGCGTCACGGCAACTCCGGCTGAAGGCACGGTGGTCGACGGCTCACAGGAGATCACGCTGAGCACCGCAGAGGGCGCGGCTCAGGGCTTCTACGACGTGGAGGTGACCGTGACCTCGGTCGACACCTCCTACGCACAGCCCGTCTCCCTGACCGTCGCCGCGCCCGGGACCCTCCTCGCCGCCTACAACAACACCGGCGTCTCCGACGACGCGGGTGACCACGACGAGGCCGACTTCGACGGCGGCGGCTGGAGCTACTCGCGCCAGGCGCTCGCCGGGGCCGGTCTGGCGCCGGGCAAGCAGGGCACGGTCGGCGGCGGGCTCAGCTTCATCTGGCCGGACTCGACGAGCGGCCGTCCGGACAACGTCTCGGCAGCGGGGCAGGTCGTCGAACTCGCGCGCCCGGCACGCCAGTTGTCCTTCCTCGGCAGCGGCGTGAACGGCAACCAGCAGTCCAGGGCCACCGTCACCTACACCGACGGTAGCACCGACACCGTCGACCTCGCCCTGACCGACTGGACCGTCGGCGGTGGCGCCGGGACGGTCCAGTACGGCAACGAGATCGTCGCCCGGGCCGCGTACCGGAACGTCGCCGGCGCGGACCGGGACCCCGTCGACACGTACGTCTTCGCCACCCGGCCGTTCAGCGCGCCGGCGGGCAAGGCGATCGCACGCGTGACGCTGCCCGAGGACAGCGACCTGCATGTGTTCACGCTGGCCGTGAGCTGA
- the acnA gene encoding aconitate hydratase AcnA, producing the protein MSANSFDARSTLQVGDESYEIFRLDKVEGSARLPYSLKVLLENLLRTEDGANITADHIRALGSWDSQAQPSQEIQFTPARVIMQDFTGVPCVVDLATMREAVKELGGDPAKVNPLSPAELVIDHSVIADKFGTNDAFAQNVELEYGRNRERYQFLRWGQTAFDDFKVVPPGTGIVHQVNIEHLARTVMVRNGQAYPDTLVGTDSHTTMVNGLGVLGWGVGGIEAEAAMLGQPVSMLIPRVVGFKLTGELKPGTTATDLVLTITEMLRKHGVVGKFVEFYGEGVAATSLANRATIGNMSPEFGSTAAIFPIDGETIKYLKLTGRDAQQLALVEAYAKEQGLWLDPAAEPDFSEKLELDLSTVVPSIAGPKRPQDRIVLANAAQQFSQDVLNYVDSVDESGKESFPASDSPAVAPNGAPSNPVTVTAPDGSTYEIDHGAVTVAAITSCTNTSNPYVMVAAALVAKKAVEKGLTRKPWVKTTLAPGSKVVTDYFDKAGLTPYLDKVGFNLVGYGCTTCIGNSGPLPEEVSKAVNDHDLAVTSVLSGNRNFEGRINPDVKMNYLASPPLVVAYALAGSMKVDITRDALGVDQEGKPVFLADIWPSEAEVNDVVANAIGEDMFNKSYQDVFAGDAQWQALPIPTGNTFEWDAESTYVRKPPYFEGMTMETTPVSDITGARVLAKLGDSVTTDHISPAGAIKADTPAGKYLTEHGVERRDFNSYGSRRGNHEVMIRGTFANIRLRNQIAPGTEGGYTRDFTQADGPVSFIYDASRNYIEQGTPLAILAGKEYGSGSSRDWAAKGTALLGVKAVIAESYERIHRSNLIGMGVLPLQFPEGQSAGTLGLTGEETFSFTGVEELNNGTTPRTVKVTTDTGVEFDAVVRIDTPGEADYYRNGGIMQYVLRSLIRK; encoded by the coding sequence GTGTCGGCGAACAGCTTCGACGCCCGCAGCACGCTGCAGGTGGGCGACGAGTCGTACGAGATCTTCCGGCTGGACAAGGTCGAGGGCTCCGCGCGCCTCCCCTACAGCCTGAAGGTGCTGCTGGAGAACCTCCTCCGCACCGAGGACGGCGCGAACATCACCGCCGACCACATCCGTGCCCTCGGCAGCTGGGACTCCCAGGCCCAGCCGTCGCAGGAGATCCAGTTCACGCCCGCCCGCGTGATCATGCAGGACTTCACCGGCGTGCCCTGTGTCGTGGACCTCGCCACCATGCGTGAGGCCGTGAAGGAGCTCGGCGGCGACCCCGCGAAGGTCAACCCGCTCTCCCCGGCCGAGCTGGTCATCGACCACTCCGTCATCGCCGACAAGTTCGGCACCAACGACGCCTTCGCGCAGAACGTCGAGCTGGAGTACGGCCGCAACCGCGAGCGCTACCAGTTCCTGCGCTGGGGCCAGACCGCCTTCGACGACTTCAAGGTCGTCCCGCCGGGCACCGGCATCGTCCACCAGGTGAACATCGAGCACCTGGCGCGCACGGTCATGGTCCGTAACGGCCAGGCCTACCCCGACACCCTCGTCGGCACCGACTCGCACACCACCATGGTCAACGGCCTCGGCGTCCTCGGCTGGGGCGTCGGCGGCATCGAGGCCGAGGCCGCGATGCTCGGCCAGCCGGTCTCCATGCTCATCCCGCGCGTCGTCGGCTTCAAGCTGACCGGTGAGCTCAAGCCCGGCACCACCGCCACCGACCTCGTGCTGACCATCACCGAGATGCTCCGCAAGCACGGTGTCGTCGGCAAGTTCGTCGAGTTCTACGGCGAGGGCGTCGCCGCCACCTCGCTGGCCAACCGCGCCACCATCGGCAACATGTCGCCGGAGTTCGGCTCCACCGCCGCGATCTTCCCGATCGACGGCGAGACCATCAAGTACCTGAAGCTGACCGGCCGTGACGCCCAGCAGCTCGCGCTGGTCGAGGCGTACGCCAAGGAGCAGGGCCTCTGGCTGGACCCGGCCGCCGAGCCGGACTTCTCCGAGAAGCTGGAGCTGGACCTGTCGACGGTCGTCCCGTCGATCGCCGGCCCGAAGCGCCCGCAGGACCGTATCGTCCTGGCCAACGCGGCCCAGCAGTTCTCCCAGGACGTCCTCAACTACGTCGACTCCGTGGACGAGTCCGGCAAGGAGTCCTTCCCGGCCTCCGACTCGCCGGCCGTCGCCCCGAACGGCGCCCCGTCGAACCCGGTCACCGTCACCGCCCCCGACGGCTCGACCTACGAGATCGACCACGGTGCGGTCACGGTCGCGGCCATCACCTCCTGCACCAACACCTCCAACCCGTACGTCATGGTCGCCGCCGCGCTGGTGGCCAAGAAGGCGGTCGAGAAGGGCCTGACCCGCAAGCCGTGGGTCAAGACCACCCTCGCCCCGGGTTCGAAGGTCGTCACCGACTACTTCGACAAGGCGGGCCTGACCCCGTACCTCGACAAGGTCGGCTTCAACCTCGTCGGCTACGGCTGCACCACCTGCATCGGCAACTCCGGTCCGCTGCCGGAGGAGGTCTCCAAGGCCGTCAACGACCACGACCTCGCGGTCACCTCGGTCCTCTCCGGCAACCGGAACTTCGAGGGCCGTATCAACCCCGACGTCAAGATGAACTACCTGGCCTCCCCGCCCCTGGTCGTCGCGTACGCCCTCGCGGGCTCCATGAAGGTGGACATCACGCGCGACGCCCTCGGCGTCGACCAGGAGGGCAAGCCGGTCTTCCTGGCCGACATCTGGCCCTCCGAGGCCGAGGTCAACGACGTCGTGGCGAACGCCATCGGCGAGGACATGTTCAACAAGTCCTACCAGGACGTCTTCGCGGGCGACGCCCAGTGGCAGGCGCTGCCGATCCCGACCGGCAACACCTTCGAGTGGGACGCGGAGTCGACGTACGTCCGCAAGCCCCCGTACTTCGAGGGCATGACGATGGAGACCACCCCGGTCTCCGACATCACCGGCGCCCGCGTCCTGGCCAAGCTCGGCGACTCGGTGACGACGGACCACATCTCGCCCGCCGGCGCCATCAAGGCCGACACCCCGGCCGGCAAGTACCTCACGGAGCACGGCGTCGAGCGGCGCGACTTCAACAGCTACGGCTCGCGCCGCGGCAACCACGAGGTCATGATCCGCGGCACGTTCGCCAACATCCGCCTGCGCAACCAGATCGCGCCGGGCACCGAGGGCGGCTACACCCGCGACTTCACCCAGGCCGACGGCCCGGTGTCGTTCATCTACGACGCCTCGCGCAACTACATCGAGCAGGGCACCCCGCTGGCCATCCTGGCCGGCAAGGAGTACGGCTCCGGCTCGTCCCGCGACTGGGCCGCGAAGGGCACCGCGCTGCTCGGCGTCAAGGCCGTCATCGCCGAGTCCTACGAGCGCATCCACCGCTCGAACCTCATCGGCATGGGCGTCCTGCCGCTCCAGTTCCCGGAGGGCCAGTCCGCCGGGACCCTCGGCCTGACCGGCGAGGAGACCTTCTCCTTCACCGGTGTCGAGGAGCTCAACAACGGCACCACGCCGCGCACGGTCAAGGTCACCACCGACACGGGCGTCGAGTTCGACGCGGTCGTCCGCATCGACACCCCCGGTGAGGCCGACTACTACCGCAACGGCGGCATCATGCAGTACGTGCTGCGCTCCCTGATCCGCAAGTAA
- a CDS encoding SpoIIE family protein phosphatase codes for MAERFARFGRHSLRSLIGKSPRSVAGQVFVLQVALVVLLVAGAVVALVLQSDRDTNAEAKRRSVAVAQTFAHAPGVEASLRTADPSSVLQPLTEAGRKAAGVDFIVIMDTKGIRYTHPLPDRIGKRFVGRIEPSLDGKVYTESVQGPLGDEVQATVPIHDAAGRVTALVSSGMKVENVTSQVYRQLPIILGAGAGALVVSTGGMALVGRRLRRQTHSLAPDEMSRMYEHHDAVLHSVREGVLIVGDDGRLLLANDEARRLLELSADAEGRHVRELSGLDPETAALLVSGREATDEVHIAGGRLLAVNQRTTDRDGGPRGTVVTLRDTTELQAVSGRAQLARERLDLLYDAGLGIGTTLDVIRTADELAQVAVPRFADFVTVDLADGVVHGDEPPPTATDIRRVTVRGIRDDHPLYEQGRLIDFLPSSPQGRGYGTGRSELVTDLSTATDWHEQDRETTRDILEYGIHSLITAPIRARGVVLGMANFWRAAGHDPFDEEDLSLAEELVARAAVSIDNARRYTREHALAVTLQRSLLPRALPEQSALDVGYRYIPAQSGVSGDWFDVIPLPGSRVALVVGDVVGHGLHAAATMGRLRTAVHNFSTLDLPPDELLGHLDDLVGRIDQDESSSADTAAEIVGATCLYAIYDPTRRRCAMARAGHLAPALVQRDGSVTFPELPAGPPLGLGGMPFQTAELDLDEGSQLVLYTDGLVEDRARDLDVGMELLRKALTGHPDRPPEESCQAVLDELLPGRPKDDVALLIARTRALPPDRVADWDVPRDPAAVSGMREAVSGKLAEWGLSELDFATELVLSELVTNAIRYGCGPIHVRLIRDRTLICEVADASSTSPHLRYAATTDEGGRGLFLVSQMTERWGTRYTPQGKVIWAEQALPEIVPDDRV; via the coding sequence ATGGCGGAGCGTTTCGCCCGTTTTGGGCGCCACTCCCTTCGGTCCTTGATCGGCAAGAGCCCCCGAAGCGTCGCCGGACAGGTTTTCGTGCTGCAGGTGGCGCTCGTCGTGCTGCTCGTGGCCGGCGCCGTCGTCGCGCTGGTTCTGCAGTCGGATCGGGACACCAACGCGGAGGCCAAGCGCCGCTCCGTCGCTGTCGCGCAGACCTTCGCGCACGCTCCGGGCGTCGAGGCGTCGCTGCGGACGGCTGACCCGTCGAGCGTCCTTCAGCCGCTCACCGAAGCGGGGCGCAAGGCCGCGGGCGTCGACTTCATCGTGATCATGGACACCAAGGGCATCCGCTACACCCACCCCCTCCCGGACCGGATCGGCAAACGGTTCGTGGGCCGGATCGAGCCGTCGCTGGACGGGAAGGTCTACACCGAGAGCGTCCAGGGTCCGCTGGGCGACGAGGTGCAGGCGACGGTTCCCATCCACGACGCCGCCGGCCGGGTGACCGCCCTCGTCTCCTCGGGCATGAAGGTCGAGAACGTGACCAGCCAGGTGTACCGACAACTGCCGATCATCCTGGGCGCCGGGGCCGGCGCGCTCGTGGTGTCGACCGGCGGGATGGCGCTGGTGGGCCGGCGGCTGCGGCGGCAGACCCATAGCCTGGCCCCGGACGAGATGAGCCGCATGTACGAGCACCACGACGCGGTGCTGCACTCCGTACGGGAAGGGGTGCTCATCGTCGGTGACGACGGGCGGCTGCTCCTCGCCAACGACGAGGCCAGGCGGCTGCTGGAGCTGTCCGCCGACGCCGAGGGGCGGCACGTCCGGGAGCTCTCCGGTCTCGACCCCGAGACGGCGGCCCTGCTCGTCTCCGGGCGCGAGGCCACCGACGAGGTGCACATCGCCGGGGGACGCCTGCTGGCGGTCAACCAGCGGACCACGGACCGTGACGGAGGCCCCAGGGGAACAGTGGTGACCCTCCGCGACACCACCGAGCTCCAAGCGGTGTCCGGCAGGGCGCAGCTCGCACGTGAGCGACTGGATCTGCTGTACGACGCGGGACTGGGCATCGGCACCACCCTCGACGTGATCCGCACGGCCGACGAGCTGGCGCAGGTCGCCGTCCCCCGCTTCGCCGACTTCGTCACCGTGGACCTGGCCGACGGCGTCGTGCACGGGGACGAGCCGCCGCCCACCGCGACGGACATACGACGCGTCACCGTGCGCGGCATCCGCGACGACCATCCGCTCTACGAACAGGGCCGGCTGATCGACTTCCTGCCCTCCTCACCCCAGGGCCGTGGCTACGGCACCGGCCGCTCCGAGCTGGTGACCGACCTGTCGACCGCGACGGACTGGCACGAGCAGGACCGGGAAACCACCCGGGACATCCTCGAGTACGGAATCCACTCGCTGATCACCGCCCCGATCCGGGCACGCGGGGTCGTGCTGGGCATGGCCAACTTCTGGCGCGCCGCGGGGCACGACCCCTTCGACGAGGAGGACCTGTCGCTGGCGGAGGAGCTGGTGGCCCGGGCCGCCGTCAGCATCGACAACGCACGCCGGTACACCCGGGAGCACGCCCTGGCGGTCACCCTCCAGCGCAGCCTGCTGCCGCGGGCCCTGCCCGAGCAGAGCGCCCTCGACGTCGGCTACCGCTACATCCCGGCGCAGTCGGGCGTGAGCGGTGACTGGTTCGATGTGATTCCGCTGCCGGGGAGCCGGGTGGCGCTGGTCGTCGGCGACGTGGTCGGGCACGGTCTGCACGCCGCCGCCACGATGGGACGGCTGCGTACCGCGGTGCACAACTTCTCCACGCTCGACCTGCCGCCCGACGAGTTGCTGGGCCATCTGGACGACCTGGTGGGCCGTATCGACCAGGACGAGTCCTCGAGCGCGGACACGGCCGCGGAGATCGTGGGCGCCACCTGCCTGTACGCGATCTACGACCCCACGAGGCGCCGCTGCGCCATGGCACGGGCGGGGCACCTGGCGCCGGCGCTGGTCCAGCGCGACGGCAGCGTGACCTTCCCCGAACTGCCGGCAGGCCCGCCCCTCGGCCTCGGCGGCATGCCGTTCCAGACGGCGGAGCTGGACCTCGACGAGGGCTCCCAGCTCGTCCTGTACACCGACGGCCTCGTGGAGGACCGCGCGCGGGACCTCGACGTGGGCATGGAGCTGCTGCGCAAGGCGCTGACGGGCCACCCCGACCGGCCGCCGGAGGAGAGCTGCCAGGCCGTGCTGGACGAACTCCTTCCCGGGCGGCCCAAGGACGACGTCGCTCTCCTCATCGCGCGCACCCGGGCGCTGCCGCCGGACCGGGTCGCCGACTGGGACGTGCCACGCGACCCGGCCGCCGTGTCGGGGATGCGCGAAGCCGTGTCCGGGAAGCTCGCGGAGTGGGGCCTGTCCGAGCTGGACTTCGCCACGGAACTCGTACTGAGCGAACTCGTCACCAACGCCATCCGCTACGGCTGCGGGCCGATCCACGTGCGGCTGATCCGCGACCGCACGCTGATCTGCGAGGTCGCCGACGCCAGCAGCACCTCCCCGCACCTGCGGTACGCCGCGACGACCGATGAGGGAGGCCGGGGCCTGTTCCTGGTCTCGCAGATGACCGAGCGCTGGGGCACCCGGTACACGCCGCAGGGCAAGGTGATCTGGGCCGAACAGGCGCTGCCGGAGATCGTCCCGGACGACAGGGTCTAG
- a CDS encoding lytic polysaccharide monooxygenase auxiliary activity family 9 protein has protein sequence MTLTTRALRATTPPPRRLTRPTRTRAFFLVLISLLATIPAVALVMSTGSAAEAHGTPMKPGSRTFLCWQDGLTETGEIKPVNPACRAAQQVSGTTPFYNWFSVLRSDGAGRTRGFVPDGELCSGGNTNFTGFNTPSKDWPLTHLTSGATVDFSYNAWAAHPGWFHVYITKDGFDPTQPLTWDDMEERPFLSVDHPPLNGSPGTVEANYSWSGQLPANKSGRHLVYMVWQRSDSAETFYSCSDIVFDGGNGEVTGIKEPGNPTDPVPGVCSATRRTTGSWSGGYQSEVTVTNSGDVPMLGWMVDWTLAAGQKVESLWSGNATYTGQDVMVHNADWNGSLDPGESATFGYVVSGSGGDSATTVPCRVG, from the coding sequence ATGACCCTGACAACGCGTGCCCTGCGGGCGACCACCCCGCCACCCCGCCGATTAACCCGCCCCACCCGCACCAGAGCCTTCTTCCTCGTCCTGATCTCCCTCCTCGCCACCATCCCGGCCGTGGCCCTGGTCATGAGTACCGGCAGCGCGGCCGAGGCTCACGGCACGCCCATGAAGCCGGGCAGCCGCACCTTCCTGTGCTGGCAGGACGGCCTCACCGAGACCGGTGAGATCAAGCCCGTCAACCCGGCCTGCCGGGCGGCCCAGCAGGTCAGCGGGACCACGCCGTTCTACAACTGGTTCTCCGTGCTGCGCTCCGACGGCGCCGGCCGCACCCGTGGCTTCGTGCCCGACGGCGAGCTGTGCAGCGGCGGCAACACCAACTTCACCGGCTTCAACACGCCGAGCAAGGACTGGCCGCTCACTCATCTCACGTCGGGCGCGACGGTCGACTTCTCCTACAACGCCTGGGCGGCGCACCCGGGTTGGTTCCACGTCTACATCACCAAGGACGGCTTCGACCCGACCCAGCCCCTCACCTGGGACGACATGGAGGAGCGCCCGTTCCTGAGCGTCGATCACCCGCCGCTCAACGGCTCCCCGGGCACGGTCGAGGCCAACTACTCCTGGAGCGGGCAGCTTCCGGCGAACAAGTCGGGCCGCCACCTCGTCTACATGGTCTGGCAGCGCTCGGACAGCGCGGAGACCTTCTACTCCTGCTCCGACATCGTCTTCGACGGCGGCAACGGCGAGGTGACCGGCATCAAGGAGCCCGGCAACCCGACCGACCCGGTGCCCGGCGTTTGCTCCGCCACGCGCCGCACGACCGGCAGTTGGTCAGGCGGCTACCAGTCCGAGGTGACCGTCACCAACAGTGGCGACGTCCCGATGCTCGGCTGGATGGTCGACTGGACCCTTGCGGCCGGCCAGAAGGTCGAGAGCCTCTGGAGCGGCAACGCGACCTACACCGGCCAGGACGTGATGGTCCACAACGCCGACTGGAACGGCTCCCTCGATCCGGGGGAGAGCGCGACGTTCGGCTACGTCGTCTCCGGCTCCGGTGGTGACAGTGCGACGACTGTGCCCTGCCGGGTGGGCTGA